Genomic window (Kangiella profundi):
CTCTGGTAAAAGAACTGGAAAAGCGCGGTATTGGTCGTCCTTCTACCTATGCATCCATTATCTCGACAATTCAGGACCGTGGTTATGTTCGTTTAGAAAATCGTCGCTTCTATGCGCAGAAAATTGGTGAGATTGTCACAGAGCGCCTGGTCGAGAGCTTCAACGATCTTCTTGATTACTCATTCACAGCTACCATGGAAAAACATCTGGATGATATTGCTTCGGGACGTCAGAACTGGAAGGTAACGCTGGATGAATTCTACGATGAGTTTTCGAAACAGTTGAAAAAGGCTGATGAAGAAGAAGCCGACGGTGGCATGCGACGTAATGAAGCGGTCGAAACCGATATTCTGTGCGACAAATGTAAAACGAACCATATGGCGATTCGTAATGCCAGTACCGGTGTTTTCCTAGGCTGTATGGGTTACTCATTGCCGCCCAAAGAACGCTGCAAGAATACGGTTAATCTTATTCCGGGCGAAGAGTTTATTGCTGCCGACGAGGAAGAAGAAGCGCGTTATCTGCATGATAAGAAGCGTTGCAAGAAATGTAATTCGACCATGGATGATTATTTGGTAGATGAAAATACCAAATTGTATATCTGTGGTAATAACCCTGATTGCGATGGCTATGAAATTGAAAAAGGCGAATTCAAAATCAAGGGTTATGATGGCCCAGTTTTGGAGTGCGATAAGTGCGGCAGTGAAATGCAGTTAAAAACCGGTCGTTTCGGAAAGTACTTTGACTGCACCAACGAAGACTGTAAGAACACTCGTAAATTGCTTAAAAATGGCCAGCCTGCGCCGCCTAAAGCTGATCCGATACCAATGCCTGATCTACAGTGCGAGAAAGTTGATGACCATTACGTTCTTCGTGATGGTGCTGCCGGTATCTTCCTTGCGGCAAGTAAGTTTCCGCGAAATCGCGAAACTCGTGCGCCTGCAGTTGATGAGCTGATCACAGTAAAAGACAAACTGGATCCTAAGTATAAGTTCCTGGCAGAGGCACCACTCAAAGATCCAGACGGCAACCGTACTTTTGTAAAGTTCAGCCGTAAAACAGGTCAACAGTACGTTGCTGGTGTCAAAGATGATGGTAAAGCCAGCGGTTGGACTGCTTTTTATGAAAATGGAAAGTGGGTACCTCAAAAGTAGCACCTGTAAAAATAAAGCGTATATTCGCACGTTGTTTGTTAAAATCGGCCTGTCATCAAACTGGTGACAGGCTTTTTTGTACTAGGTTTAATTGAAATCAGTTGGGGCAACTGTATGTATTCATTATTACGATCATTATTGTTTATGCTGGATGGCGAGCGTTCGCATCACTTGTCGCTGAACAGTCTTAATCTGCTCAATCGGCTAAAGCTATCGGGCTTATTGTCACAACCCCTGGTTGATGACCCGGTCGAAGTGATGGGTATCAAGTTTCCAAACCGTGTTGGACTTGCTGCTGGCCTGGACAAAAATGGTGAATATATTGATGCCTTAAGCCACTTTGGTTTTGGTTTCATTGAAGTAGGAACCGTGACGCCTCGTCCGCAGCCGGGTAACCCGAAGCCTAGACTTTTCAGGATTAAAGATGCCGAAGCGATTATTAATCGCATGGGTTTTAATAATGATGGTGTAGATGCTCTACTGAGTAACGTTGAAAAAGCCCGGTTCAATGGTGTACTGGGAATTAATATCGGTAAAAACTTTGATACGCCAGTGGAAAAAGCGGTTGATGATTATCTGATCGGTATGGAGAAGATTTATCGTCGTGCAGATTATATGGTTGTAAATATTTCCTCTCCAAATACACCCGGACTTCGTGATTTGCAATTTGGTGAAACCTTGAAAAGCCTGTTGGAAAACCTGAAAAAGAAACAACAGGAGCTACATCAGGAACATAAAGTTTATAAGCCGTTAGCCATTAAAATTGCCCCAGATTTGTCTGCAACCGATATTGATCAGCTTGCTGATACCTTCAGACAATTTGAATTGGATGGCATCATTGCTACCAATACCACCTTTGATCGCAGTAAAGTCGAAGGCCTGAAACATGCTGAAGAACAGGGCGGCTTGAGTGGTAAACCACTGGCCAGCCAGTCCACCAAGGTAATTAAGCGTCTGGTAGAAGCTCTGGATGATTCAATCCCAGTCATTGGTGTTGGTGGGATTACTGATGAGCAGAGTGCTATCGATAAAATTGAGGCTGGAGCCAAACTGGTTCAGATTTACTCAGGGTTTATTTATCATGGTCCGCAGCTTGTATACGAAGTAGCGAAAGCCTTAAAAGAACACCAGCAGAACCAATAGCGCAAACTTTCAAAGCAAACCATTCTAATAGCCGTTATAATGACGGCTATTTCATTTATCGTTCGTGATCATGCAATTTTATGCCAGCTGCCCCAAAGGCGTTGAAGCTCTGTTAATAGATGAGCTAACTTCGCTAGGCGCTTCCAATCTTAAAGAACATCCTTCCCATATCGTCTTTGAAGGTGATTTAGAACTCGCCTATAAAGCTTGTCTTCATTCGCGTTTAGCCAATCGTATATACCTGTGCCTGCTGGATGAGGAGTTTAACTCTGTTGAGGATATGTACCAGAAGGTCAATAGTATTGAATGGAGCTGGCACTTTGATATGCAGCAGACTTTCGTAGTTGATGCTATTGCGCGTAAAAACTCCGACATTCGACATTCAGGCTTTGCGGCGCAGAAAGTCAAAGATGCGGTGGTGGATTATTATCAGGAACGATTTGAACAACGCCCATCGGTGGATAAAGACAATCCGGATTATCGTATTCATGCCATTATCAATGGCCGACAGCTTAAGATCGGTATTGATTTGGCTGGACGTAGTTTACATCAGCGTGGTTACCGACCGACTTCAGGTCGCGCTCCAATCAAAGAGAACCTCGCCGCTGCTTTGTTAATTCGAGCTGGCTGGCCTGAGCTTTCGAAAAAAGGTTACAGCTTCCATGACCCCATGTGCGGAACAGGTACTTTGTTGGTTGAAGCAGCGATGATTGCCTGCGATATGGCGCCCGGGCTGTTTAACCCTTCTTTTTCATTCGAGAACTGGAAGCAACATGATGCAGAATTATGGCAAACGACTATCGCCACAGCTCGTCGTCAATTTAATAAAAACAAATTGGCCCTAACTAATCGATTTATTGGCTCAGACAGCCACCGTAAGAGCCTGGACTTGGCTAAAGAAGTCATTCGCAATGCAGACTTTGCCGACTTCATAGAACTTAAGGAGCAGGATATTAGGCGCCCTACGCTCGAATTGTTTAATGAGCCGGGACTATTAGTTTCTAATCCGCCCTACGCGGAGCGCCTTGGTGAAGAAGATGAGGTCATGCAACTATATCGAGACTTTGGTGATTATATAAAAAGCCATTGTATCGGTTGGCAAGCAGCCATAATTACCAATGAGCCAGCATTTGCCAAAGCCATGGGTATGCGCTCACATAAGCAGTATAAATTTAAGAATGGTGCCATTGATTGCCAGCTATACCTGTTTGATGTGAAAGACGAGAACTTCTATAAGCCTTTCGATCCAACTGTTGTGAATCCAGACTGGGATAAGAACCTGTCCGATGGTGCTGTAATGCTGAAGAATCGCATTATTAAGAATCAGCAGCGCCTAAAATCCTACCTCAAGCAAAACGATGTAACCTGTTACCGTCTTTACGATGCAGACCTGCCTGAGTATTCAGCCGTTATCGATGTTTATGATGGTATGGTTCATATTCAAGAATACGCACCGCCAAAAGACATTCCTGCTAAAGTTGCACAGCGACGTCTCAATGAAATAGTTCGTGTCACATCAGGGCTGTTACAGATTCCTGAGGCTGAAATTGCGCTTAAGCAAAGACAGCGTCAAAAAGGTGACTGGCAGTATCAGAAGCAAAGTGAAGAGGAGCAGTTCCAGGTGGTTAACGAGCAAGGACTCCAGTTTTATGTGAATCTTAACCGTTATCTGGATACAGGTTTGTTCCTTGATCATCGTAAAACACGAAAAATGATCATGGCTGAAGCTAAAGATAAGCGGTTCCTGAACCTTTTCGCCTATACCGGTTCGGTGAGTGTCTATGCGGCAAAGGGTGGGGCAAAAACTACCACTGTTGATATGTCCAAGACCTATTTGAATTGGGGGATAAAAAACTTTGGCTTGAATAATATTCCAATTTACGGTCATGAGTTTATTCAGTCGGATTGTTTGCAGTGGCTTGATGAAGTACAGGGAGAAAGAACGTTTGACTTGATTTTCCTGGATCCTCCGACCTTTTCTAACTCCAAGCGAATGGATACAACCTTTGATGTACAACGAGATCAGGTTGATTTAATCGAAAAGACCATGAATTTGCTGGATAGTAAAGGAAAGCTCTACTTTTCAAACAACTTCAAAAAGTTTGAAATGGAAAAAGTACTAATGGATACCTTTGATGTGCAAGAAATTACAGCAAGAACCTTGCCAATTGACTTTCAAAAGAGTCGAAATCATCACAGGTGCTGGTTAATTCAGCATAAAGGTTAAACTTTATTGACTACAAAGAACTCTATCCATACTTTGCCAACCAATAGGCATTAAAAAACCCAGCCGAAGCTGGGTTTTTTATTAATAAGTCCTAAGACTTACTTTTTCTTTTTAGCTACGCGCTTTTTAGCAGGAGCCTTTTTCTTGGCTGGTGCTTTTTTCTTAGCGGGAGCTTTCTTTTTAGCAGGAGCCTTTTTCTTGGCTGGTGCTTTTTTCTTAGCAGGAGCTTTTTTCTTGGCTGGTTTCTTTTTAGCTTTTGCTTTTGCCTTAGCAGCAGCGGCTTTAGCTTTAGCAGCAGCTTTCTTCTTGTCCGCAGCAGCTTTCTTTCTCGCTTTAGCAGCAGCGGCTTTAGCTTTAGCAGCAGCTTTCTTCTTATCAGCAGCAGCTTTCTTCTTAGCTTTAGCAGCAGCTTTCTTCTCTGCAGCAGCTTTCTTCTTAGCTTCTTTAGCAGCCCAGTCTTTTTCAAACTTGGCAATTGCTTTTTCTAAAGCAGCTTGTTTAGTTGCTGCGGCTTTTGCATCAGCTAGTGCAGACTTAGTAGTGTCGTGAGCTTTAACGGCCTGATTAACTGCAGTCTTAGCCTTACGAACAGCTTCTTTAGCTTTCTTGGCAGCGGCTTTCGCAGCTTTGGTAGACTTACCCTTAGCTTTGTCAGCAGCAGCTTTCGCTTTGTCACCTGCTTTCTTGGCAGCATCACGAGCTTTCTTTACTGCGGCTGCAGCTTTCTTTTCTGCCGCTTCAAGTTGCTTCATAGTTGTACCCTTAGAAGCAGATTTTTTTACTGGTTTTTTAGCCATGGTCATTTCCCCTGTGTTGCGAGATGTTTTGATTAAAATTCAATCAAATTATACGGAAAGAAATTTAGAAAGTTAATAATTAATTATGCTAAAGTTGCAAATAACGAATCTTTTTTAATGTTTTTTAACAAAAATGAATGATAAAACGCAAAAAATATTTTTTTATACAACTTTTGGTTGTCATTTGTGTGAAAAAGTAGAGGCAATGCTAACTGAAATTTCACACCAGTATAAGGAGCAATTCCACTATCAAATTATTCCTTTCGATATTATTGATGATGATAAAATTTTTGAACGATATCGTTATTCAATTCCGGTTTTAAAAAAAGAAAATGAGGAAGAGGAATTAAACTGGCCATACGATTACGAACAACTTCGTCTTTGGCTAAATTTAAATTAGTGTCCGATATAAATTTAACTTCCCATCCACTACTTCGATTCTCTCTTAAACTGACCGCTTAAACCTTTTTAGAAGATACGGTAGTTGCTTTGTTCATATCTTCTAAAAGTTTCATTCTTACTTTTTAGGACTCTTTATTAACTTGACCATTATTGGCTAGTTCCTATCCTTTCTAATCGTAATCACTCGTCCTTGATGCAGATGCTTGACAAAGGTTGGGTTTGAACGTATGTTTCAAACAGTTGTTTGGAATTGATTGGGCAGGATAGTTAAAGCATGACTAAAACTGAGTCGACTAAGAGTCGGATACTGGATGCTGCAGAGCAGCTCTTTGCAGAGCGGGGCTTTGCGGAGACTAGCCTTAGAACGATTACCACGCGGGCAAGAGTGAATCTGGCCAGCGTCAATTATCATTTTGGCTCAAAAAAGTCCTTGATTCAGGCGGTATTCGACCGTTTTTTGCAGGATTTCACTAAAGAGCTGAGTCTTGAGTTGATGACTTTAGAGCAACTTGAGCCCGTTCAGCTTGAAGCAGAAAAACTGCTTAATGCTCTTATCAAGCCTTTGCTTAGTCTGAATTCACGTCGAGATAATGCAATTTCTATTTTTATGCGTCTATTGGGACGAGCTTATGCAGAAACACAAGGCCACCTTCGTCGGTATGTAACCGATAAATATGGTCATGTACTGGTTCGCTTTACTCATCTTTTCCAAAAAGGCTATCCCAGCCTGACCATCGACCAGATTTTCTGGCGATTGCACTACATGCTGGGCAGTATGATTTTTACTTTAGGTGGCAGTGAAGCATTACGTCAGATTTCACAGGCTGACTTTAATCGAGATTTGGGTGTTGAGGATGTGATCAAAGAAATGGTGCCATTCCTTGCAGCCGGTATGAAAGCGTAACGTTGAATAATTTTTGAGGTAATTTGAAATGATGGGTTTATTACAGATCGTTGTGATGTTGCTAGTGGTGGGCTTTTGCGCCTATCAGCGTATGGCAATGAAAAAAGCAATGATCATTAATGCTGCAGCTTTAGTTGTTTTATGGATTCATGGTGGGTTTACCTGGGGATTATTCATCTCACTACTGATCTTCGCAGTAGTTGCAACTTTCTATTTACTACCAGACTTACGAATTGACTGGATTTCCAGAAAAGCTTACTTGTTCATGCAAAAAGTATTACCGCCAATGAACGAGACAGAAAAAACAGCTTTAGAAGCTGGTGATGTTTGGTGGGAAGGCGATCTGTTCCGCGGAAACCCTGACTGGAACAAAATGCTGACTATCGCAAAACCTGCTTTGACTGAAGAAGAGCAATCGTTTGTGGATAATGAAACTGAAGAGCTGTGTTCTATGCTTGATGATTGGGACATTGTTCATAAGCGTAAAGATTTACCACCTGAAGTCTGGCAGTTCATCAAAGATAAAGGTTTCCTGGGAATGATTATTCCTAAAGAGTACGGTGGTAAAGGTTTCTCTGCACTTGCTCACTCGACGGTTGTAACCAAAATTGCAACGCGTAGCGGCAGTGCTGCTGTTACTGTCATGGTGCCTAACTCATTAGGACCAGGTGAGCTGTTACTGCATTACGGTACTCAAGAACAAAAAGATTACTATCTTCCTCGTTTGGCTAAAGGTGATGAGATCCCTTGTTTTGCTTTGACGTCACCAGTTGCCGGTTCTGATGCGGGTGCGATTCCGGATAAAGGTATTGTCTGTAAGGGTGAGTATCAGGGTAAAGAAGTTCTGGGTATTAAGCTGACCTGGAATAAGCGTTATATCACCTTGGCTCCAGTAGCTACTATCGTTGGCCTGGCATTTAAGCTTTATGACCCTGATAACCTAATTGGTGATAAAGAAGATTATGGTATTACCTGCGCCTTGATTCCTGCGGATCATCCTGGAGTTGAAATTGGTCAGCGTCACTTGCCAATGAATCAGGCGTTCATGAACGGTACGACTACTGGTAAAGATGTTTTCATTCCAATGGACATGTTGATTGGTGGTCAAGAGTTTGCCGGTCAAGGTTGGAGAATGTTGATGGAAAGCCTTGCTGCAGGCCGTTCTATTTCATTACCAGCGATGGGTACTGCGGTTGCTAAACTGTCCTATCGCATGACAGGCGCCTATTCATTAGTTCGTGAACAGTTCAAAACACCGATTGGTCGCTTTGAAGGTGTTGAAGAAGCCATGGCCCGCATTGCAGGTCTTGCTTATCGAACCGAAGCCAGTCGCGTGATGACTGCTGGAGCGGTTGATCTGGGCATTAAGCCATCAGTAGTATCTGCAATAGCGAAATATCACATGACAGAAATGGGGCGTGAAATCATGAATCATTCAATGGATATTCATGGTGGTCGCGCCATTATCATGGGTGAGCGTAATTACCTTGCCAATGGCTACATGAGTCAGCCAATTGGTATTACGGTTGAAGGCGCTAATATTCTGACCCGCAATCTGATGATCTTTGGTCAGGGTGCTATCCGTTGCCATCCTTATGTTTTCCGCGAAATGTTGGCAGCACAAATGGAAGACACTGAAGAAGGTGTTAAGCGTTTTGATAGTCTTCTGTTCCGTCATATCGGTTATGGTGTCAGTAATTTTGCACGGACCTTTGCTTTAGGTTTAAGTGCTTCTAAATTTGCCAATAAGCCTGTTGGCGGACAAACCGGTAAATATTACCAGCATTTGACTCGTATGAGTTCGGCATTAGCGTTAACCTCTGATATTGCCATGGGCATCTTAGGCGGTGACTTGAAGCGTAAAGAACGTTTATCAGCACGTTTGGCGGATGTATTGAGCCATCTGTATATGTGTTCAGCAGTATTAAAATACTATCAGGATAATGACCGTCCTTTAGCCGACCTGCCTTATGTAAAGTGGAACATGGAATACGGTCTGCATAAAATTCAGGAAGCATTCTACGACTTCTACGAAAACTTCCCGATAAAGGCTGTGGGTAAAGTCTTACGCTTCATTGCTTTCCCATACGGCAAAAGCTATTCCTACCCATCCGATAAGCTGGAGCAGGAAATTGTTAAGCCGATGATGCAAAACTGTGAAATCCGTGACCGTATTACTGAATATGCTTATGTCGGTAAAACTGCCGATGATGTCACAGGTCGAGTCGAGCTGGCGTTCCTGAAAGTATTGGCAGCTGATGAAGTACGTCGTAAGTTACGTAAAGCCATGAAGGCTGGTGAGCTGGACAAGCATGCTACCAATATGGAGCGTATTGAACAGGCGATTGAAAAAGGCATTATCAATCAGGAAGAGCAGCAGATGCTGGTCGATGCCGAAGAAGCTCGTATGGATGTGATTCAGGTGGATGACTATTCACACGAAGAAATCTCTGGCGTGGTTGAAGATAAGCCTAAGAAGAAAAAGGGGAAATCTGCCTAGTTGGCGGGATTGCTTGAAGAAGCAGGGCATTGGCCCTGCTTTTTTTATGCTTGATGTTCATCAAGAATCTATTAAGAGATAGAGAAAATGTTGGTCTAACCTGTCATCAAACCTTATCTTAGACCCTGAATATTTGGTATCCTTAAGGGATGAATAAAGATGGCCTAGCAGCCTGTGGTGCTTTTCGGCCCTATTGGAGTAGATATTATATGAGTCAGAAAGATAAATTAGTGATTTTCGATACAACCTTGCGTGATGGTGAGCAAAGCCCTGGCGCGTCAATGGACAAAGAAGAAAAACTGGAAATCGCTAAGCAGTTAGAGTTAATGAAGGTTGATGTGATTGAAGCCGGTTTTGCCATTGCCAGTCCTGGGGATTTTGAAGCGGTCAAACTAGTCGCGGATAACATTAAAGACAGCACCATCTGCTCACTTTCACGTGCAATGGAAAAAGATATTCAGGCTGCAGGAGACGCACTTAAAGGTGCAAACTCAGGCCGTATTCATACCTTTATTGCTACCTCGCCGTTGCACATGAAATACAAGCTGCAAATGGAGCCTGAGCAGGTCATCGAACATGCGGTTAAGTCTGTGAAGTTTGCGCGTAGTCTTTGTGATGATGTGGAATTCTCATGTGAAGATGCCGGTCGTTCTGAGTTGGACTTCATGTGTAAGATCATTGAGCAGGTGATTGATGCTGGTGCTCGCACTATCAATATTCCGGATACTGTCGGATATAACCTTCCAGACCAGTACGCGAATACTATCCAACAGTTGATCGAGCGGATTCCTAATTCAGATAAAGCTATTTTCTCAGTTCACTGCCACAACGATCTAGGTCTTGCTGTTGCAAACTCCTTGGCAGCAGTACAGAAAGGTGCTCGTCAGGTCGAATGTACTATAAATGGACTGGGTGAGCGTGCCGGTAACGCTTCTTTAGAAGAAGTGGTTATGGCTATCAAAACCCGTCCAGATTACTTCAATGTGGAAGTGGATATTGATACTCGCCATATTGTTCCTACTTCGCAATTGGTTTCTAAGATCACTGGTTTTGCTGTGCAGCCTAATAAAGCGATTGTTGGTGATAACGCTTTTGCGCATGAGTCTGGTATTCACCAGGATGGCGTATTGAAGCATCGCGAAACCTACGAAATTATGCGCGCAGAGGATGTGGGCTGGGCTAATAATCGTATGGTACTTGGTAAACACTCTGGACGTAATGCATTTAAGAGTCACTTGGCACAGTTAGGTGTGCAGTTTGATAACAATGAAGATTTGCATGATGCTTTTGTAGCTTTTAAGAAATTAGCCGACCAGAAGCACGATATTCTGGATGAAGATTTGCTAACGTTAGTAAAGCGCTAAGCTCGGTACTAACTTGTAATGACTGTCTGGAATCGTTCATATCTAGAAGCTATTGGCCTTCCTGTCTGGGTTTCCAGGCAGGGCGTTGCAGTTGACACAACGTCATCAGTTCATGATGTTCATTCAGAGACCAAAAGCGAATTAAGTGCAGAAGCCTCGGTTGATATTCGTCATGAAACGAATGTTGGTTTTGTGCTGCTTTCAGGCAATACACAGGCCAAAGCTTTCCTGCTGGCTACAGCTAATGAAGACTTGGAGCAGCTACAGAACAACTTCAAGGTTCTTCAGCAAGTCTGGACACAATGGCAAGACACAGAGTTGCCTTTGGCGTTGGTAAAGCTGGTAGAGCAAAGTGATTCAATGACAGATTTTGAGCCTATTAAAAGTCTTAAGGGTAAGCGAGTATTACTTTCTACAGACCAACCAGCCGAATTAGCCAACCTTACTACTGAACATGTTCCAAGCCTTAATTGGCAATCAGCCAATGATAAGAAAGGCTGGTGGCAACTGTTACAGAGTCTTGTCTAATCCAGTTGTTTTATTAAACACTCCACCCAATCAATCTATCATTCCTGCTAACAAATAGATGTTTTATCCCGATAATGACTATCATGTGCGCCAGCTGACCGATGCTGATTTAGAGCAGGTGTGTGCCATTGAAAACAGAGCCTACAAACTACCTTGGTCCGAAAAAATTCATGCACAGTGTATCGAGTCAGGCTATCCCAGCCTGGTATTGGAGCAGGGCGGCGAAATTATTGGGTATGCCATTTTTAACTACTTGTATGATGAATGCCATCTCATGAACATTGTTACCGACCCTGGCTTTCAAGGCCTGGGAGTGGCGAGTGTATTAATTTCAGCTATGTATGAAAAGGCAAAAGAGGCAGGGATGATCAAGGTCATACTGGAAGTTCGTGCATCAAATCGGGTAGCGATTGATTTTTATCATAAGCAGGAGTTTGTAGAGATAGGCCTTCGCAAAGAATACTATAAGACAGCAGATGGTAGAGAGGACGCACTGGTAATGGAAAGACTGCTTTAAGGAACTGATACCTCTACCGCTTTATTTGACTTGTTT
Coding sequences:
- a CDS encoding quinone-dependent dihydroorotate dehydrogenase → MYSLLRSLLFMLDGERSHHLSLNSLNLLNRLKLSGLLSQPLVDDPVEVMGIKFPNRVGLAAGLDKNGEYIDALSHFGFGFIEVGTVTPRPQPGNPKPRLFRIKDAEAIINRMGFNNDGVDALLSNVEKARFNGVLGINIGKNFDTPVEKAVDDYLIGMEKIYRRADYMVVNISSPNTPGLRDLQFGETLKSLLENLKKKQQELHQEHKVYKPLAIKIAPDLSATDIDQLADTFRQFELDGIIATNTTFDRSKVEGLKHAEEQGGLSGKPLASQSTKVIKRLVEALDDSIPVIGVGGITDEQSAIDKIEAGAKLVQIYSGFIYHGPQLVYEVAKALKEHQQNQ
- the rlmKL gene encoding bifunctional 23S rRNA (guanine(2069)-N(7))-methyltransferase RlmK/23S rRNA (guanine(2445)-N(2))-methyltransferase RlmL, with translation MQFYASCPKGVEALLIDELTSLGASNLKEHPSHIVFEGDLELAYKACLHSRLANRIYLCLLDEEFNSVEDMYQKVNSIEWSWHFDMQQTFVVDAIARKNSDIRHSGFAAQKVKDAVVDYYQERFEQRPSVDKDNPDYRIHAIINGRQLKIGIDLAGRSLHQRGYRPTSGRAPIKENLAAALLIRAGWPELSKKGYSFHDPMCGTGTLLVEAAMIACDMAPGLFNPSFSFENWKQHDAELWQTTIATARRQFNKNKLALTNRFIGSDSHRKSLDLAKEVIRNADFADFIELKEQDIRRPTLELFNEPGLLVSNPPYAERLGEEDEVMQLYRDFGDYIKSHCIGWQAAIITNEPAFAKAMGMRSHKQYKFKNGAIDCQLYLFDVKDENFYKPFDPTVVNPDWDKNLSDGAVMLKNRIIKNQQRLKSYLKQNDVTCYRLYDADLPEYSAVIDVYDGMVHIQEYAPPKDIPAKVAQRRLNEIVRVTSGLLQIPEAEIALKQRQRQKGDWQYQKQSEEEQFQVVNEQGLQFYVNLNRYLDTGLFLDHRKTRKMIMAEAKDKRFLNLFAYTGSVSVYAAKGGAKTTTVDMSKTYLNWGIKNFGLNNIPIYGHEFIQSDCLQWLDEVQGERTFDLIFLDPPTFSNSKRMDTTFDVQRDQVDLIEKTMNLLDSKGKLYFSNNFKKFEMEKVLMDTFDVQEITARTLPIDFQKSRNHHRCWLIQHKG
- a CDS encoding glutaredoxin family protein, with amino-acid sequence MNDKTQKIFFYTTFGCHLCEKVEAMLTEISHQYKEQFHYQIIPFDIIDDDKIFERYRYSIPVLKKENEEEELNWPYDYEQLRLWLNLN
- a CDS encoding TetR/AcrR family transcriptional regulator; amino-acid sequence: MTKTESTKSRILDAAEQLFAERGFAETSLRTITTRARVNLASVNYHFGSKKSLIQAVFDRFLQDFTKELSLELMTLEQLEPVQLEAEKLLNALIKPLLSLNSRRDNAISIFMRLLGRAYAETQGHLRRYVTDKYGHVLVRFTHLFQKGYPSLTIDQIFWRLHYMLGSMIFTLGGSEALRQISQADFNRDLGVEDVIKEMVPFLAAGMKA
- a CDS encoding acyl-CoA dehydrogenase; the protein is MGLLQIVVMLLVVGFCAYQRMAMKKAMIINAAALVVLWIHGGFTWGLFISLLIFAVVATFYLLPDLRIDWISRKAYLFMQKVLPPMNETEKTALEAGDVWWEGDLFRGNPDWNKMLTIAKPALTEEEQSFVDNETEELCSMLDDWDIVHKRKDLPPEVWQFIKDKGFLGMIIPKEYGGKGFSALAHSTVVTKIATRSGSAAVTVMVPNSLGPGELLLHYGTQEQKDYYLPRLAKGDEIPCFALTSPVAGSDAGAIPDKGIVCKGEYQGKEVLGIKLTWNKRYITLAPVATIVGLAFKLYDPDNLIGDKEDYGITCALIPADHPGVEIGQRHLPMNQAFMNGTTTGKDVFIPMDMLIGGQEFAGQGWRMLMESLAAGRSISLPAMGTAVAKLSYRMTGAYSLVREQFKTPIGRFEGVEEAMARIAGLAYRTEASRVMTAGAVDLGIKPSVVSAIAKYHMTEMGREIMNHSMDIHGGRAIIMGERNYLANGYMSQPIGITVEGANILTRNLMIFGQGAIRCHPYVFREMLAAQMEDTEEGVKRFDSLLFRHIGYGVSNFARTFALGLSASKFANKPVGGQTGKYYQHLTRMSSALALTSDIAMGILGGDLKRKERLSARLADVLSHLYMCSAVLKYYQDNDRPLADLPYVKWNMEYGLHKIQEAFYDFYENFPIKAVGKVLRFIAFPYGKSYSYPSDKLEQEIVKPMMQNCEIRDRITEYAYVGKTADDVTGRVELAFLKVLAADEVRRKLRKAMKAGELDKHATNMERIEQAIEKGIINQEEQQMLVDAEEARMDVIQVDDYSHEEISGVVEDKPKKKKGKSA
- the rimI gene encoding ribosomal protein S18-alanine N-acetyltransferase, with translation MFYPDNDYHVRQLTDADLEQVCAIENRAYKLPWSEKIHAQCIESGYPSLVLEQGGEIIGYAIFNYLYDECHLMNIVTDPGFQGLGVASVLISAMYEKAKEAGMIKVILEVRASNRVAIDFYHKQEFVEIGLRKEYYKTADGREDALVMERLL